A genome region from Ahaetulla prasina isolate Xishuangbanna chromosome 8, ASM2864084v1, whole genome shotgun sequence includes the following:
- the ACSL1 gene encoding long-chain-fatty-acid--CoA ligase 1 isoform X2, with product MQPITMQAHELFRNLRMPELGDVRQYVRTLPTNTLMGFGAFAALTTYWYATRPKALKPPCDLAMQSVEIEGGEYARRSALLDNDEPFVYYYDDVRTAYEIFQRGMHVSNNGPCLGVRKPNQPYEWISYKEVAEKAECVGSALLNRGLKPSPDQFIGLFSQNRPEWVIIEQGCYTYSMVVVPLYDTLGADAITFILNKADITVVFCDKSEKAELLLDNTEKGEISALKTIVIMDHFDGDLVARGKKCGIDIISMKEFEASGRAHKHKPVLPQTEDLAIICFTSGTTGCPKGAMITHRNIVSNMSAFVKATETGYITSPSDTHISFLPLAHMFERIVQCVILCHGARIGFFQGDIRLLMDDLKTLQPTVFPVVPRLLNRMFDKIFQQANTSFKRWMLDFASKRKEAELRSGIIRNNSLWDKMIFRKVQANLGGKVKLMITGAAPVSANVLTFLRAALGCQFYEGYGQTECTAGCSLTIPGDWTAGHVGAPMPCNIIKLVDVEEMNYFAAKGEGEVCIKGANVFEGYLKDPEKTAEVLDKDGWVHTGDIGKWLPNGTLKIIDRKKHIFKLAQGEYIAPEKIENVYIRSEPVAQVFVHGESLQAFLIGIVVPDPDILAIWAKKKGLGGSYEELCKNKDLKKYILEDMLKTGKEFGLKSFEQIKSIALHSEMFSIENGLLTPTLKAKRPELRKYFSSQIEELYANVHM from the exons GGCGGAGAGTATGCCAGACGGTCTGCACTACTTGATAATGATGAGCCATTTGTTTACTATTATGATGATGTGAGAACGGCTTATGAAATCTTCCAAAGGGGCATGCATGTGTCAA ACAATGGACCCTGTTTGGGTGTAAGGAAACCAAATCAGCCATATGAATGGATTTCTTACAAGGAG GTTGCAGAAAAAGCGGAATGTGTTGGTTCAGCCCTTCTTAATAGAGGCCTCAAGCCATCTCCTGACCAGTTCATAGGACTCTTCTCTCAGAACAGACCTGAG TGGGTTATCATTGAACAAGGATGTTATACTTACTCGATGGTGGTTGTGCCACTCTATGATACTCTTGGAGCAGATGCTatcacttttattttaaataaag cTGATATAACAGTGGTCTTCTGTGACAAATCAGAGAAAGCTGAACTACTTCTGGATAACACTGAGAAAGGAGAAATATCAGCCCTTAAAACAATTGTGATAATGGATCATTTTGACGGAGATCTTGTGGCCCGTGGAAAAAAATGTGGTATAGATATCATCAGCATGAAAGAATTTGAG gcaTCAGGAAGAGCCCACAAACACAAACCTGTT ctTCCACAAACAGAAGATCTAGCCATAATCTGTTTCACCAGTGGAACTACAG GATGTCCTAAGGGAGCCATGATTACTCATCGAAATATAGTGAGCAATATGTCTGCGTTTGTGAAAGCAACAGAG ACTGGATATATAACAAGCCCAAGTGACACACATATTTCCTTTTTGCCTCTTGCACATATGTTTGAAAGAATAGTCCAG TGTGTGATTCTTTGCCATGGGGCTCGGATTGGATTTTTCCAGGGAGACATCAGGCTActcatggatgacttaaaaactTTGCAGCCTACAGTGTTCCCTGTGGTGCCAAGATTGTTGAACAGAATGTTTGATAAA ATCTTTCAACAAGCAAACACTTCATTTAAGCGGTGGATGTTGGATTTTGCTTCCAAGAGGAAAGAAGCAGAACTTAGAAGTGGCATTATTAGAAATAACAGCCTATGGGATAAAATGATTTTCCGTAAAGTACAG gCAAATCTGGGAGGAAAAGTCAAACTAATGATTACAGGAGCAGCTCCTGTTTCTGCAAATGTATTGACCTTCCTAAGAGCAGCTCTTGGTTGTCAG TTTTATGAAGGCTATGGACAAACAGAGTGCACAGCTGGATGTTCTCTAACAATACCTGGTGACTGGACTGCTG GTCACGTTGGTGCCCCAATGCCTTGCAATATCATCAAGCTGGTTGATGTAGAAGAAATGAATTATTTTGCTGCCAAAGGAGAGGGTGAG GTTTGTATAAAAGGAGCAAATGTGTTTGAAGGCTATCTGAAAGATCCTGAAAAAACGGCAGAAGTTCTTGATAAAGATGGCTGGGTACATACTGGAGATATTGGGAAGTGGTTACCG AATGGTACCCTGAAGATAATTGACAGAAAAAAACACATATTCAAACTTGCACAAGGAGAATATATAGCACCAGAAAAAATAGAGAATGTATATATAAGGAGTGAGCCTGTTGCTCAGGTGTTTGTCCATGGTGAAAGTTTGCAG GCTTTCCTAATAGGAATTGTGGTACCAGATCCAGACATATTGGCCATCTGGGCTAAGAAAAAGGGCCTGGGAGGATCTTATGAAGAACTGTGCAAAAACAAA gatttaaaaaaatacattctggAAGATATGTTGAAGACAGGAAAGGAGTTTGGCTTGAAGTCATTTGAACAG ATCAAAAGCATCGCCCTTCATTCTGAAATGTTCTCTATTGAGAATGGCCTGCTAACACCAACCTTAAAGGCAAAGAGACCTGAGCTACGTAAATACTTCAGCTCTCAAATAGAAGAACTCTATGCTAATGTCCATATGTAA
- the ACSL1 gene encoding long-chain-fatty-acid--CoA ligase 1 isoform X1 codes for MQPITMQAHELFRNLRMPELGDVRQYVRTLPTNTLMGFGAFAALTTYWYATRPKALKPPCDLAMQSVEIEGGEYARRSALLDNDEPFVYYYDDVRTAYEIFQRGMHVSNNGPCLGVRKPNQPYEWISYKEVAEKAECVGSALLNRGLKPSPDQFIGLFSQNRPEWVIIEQGCYTYSMVVVPLYDTLGADAITFILNKADITVVFCDKSEKAELLLDNTEKGEISALKTIVIMDHFDGDLVARGKKCGIDIISMKEFEASGRAHKHKPVLPQTEDLAIICFTSGTTGCPKGAMITHRNIVSNMSAFVKATEKAVFPCPEDTLISFLPLAHMFERIVECVILCHGARIGFFQGDIRLLMDDLKTLQPTVFPVVPRLLNRMFDKIFQQANTSFKRWMLDFASKRKEAELRSGIIRNNSLWDKMIFRKVQANLGGKVKLMITGAAPVSANVLTFLRAALGCQFYEGYGQTECTAGCSLTIPGDWTAGHVGAPMPCNIIKLVDVEEMNYFAAKGEGEVCIKGANVFEGYLKDPEKTAEVLDKDGWVHTGDIGKWLPNGTLKIIDRKKHIFKLAQGEYIAPEKIENVYIRSEPVAQVFVHGESLQAFLIGIVVPDPDILAIWAKKKGLGGSYEELCKNKDLKKYILEDMLKTGKEFGLKSFEQIKSIALHSEMFSIENGLLTPTLKAKRPELRKYFSSQIEELYANVHM; via the exons GGCGGAGAGTATGCCAGACGGTCTGCACTACTTGATAATGATGAGCCATTTGTTTACTATTATGATGATGTGAGAACGGCTTATGAAATCTTCCAAAGGGGCATGCATGTGTCAA ACAATGGACCCTGTTTGGGTGTAAGGAAACCAAATCAGCCATATGAATGGATTTCTTACAAGGAG GTTGCAGAAAAAGCGGAATGTGTTGGTTCAGCCCTTCTTAATAGAGGCCTCAAGCCATCTCCTGACCAGTTCATAGGACTCTTCTCTCAGAACAGACCTGAG TGGGTTATCATTGAACAAGGATGTTATACTTACTCGATGGTGGTTGTGCCACTCTATGATACTCTTGGAGCAGATGCTatcacttttattttaaataaag cTGATATAACAGTGGTCTTCTGTGACAAATCAGAGAAAGCTGAACTACTTCTGGATAACACTGAGAAAGGAGAAATATCAGCCCTTAAAACAATTGTGATAATGGATCATTTTGACGGAGATCTTGTGGCCCGTGGAAAAAAATGTGGTATAGATATCATCAGCATGAAAGAATTTGAG gcaTCAGGAAGAGCCCACAAACACAAACCTGTT ctTCCACAAACAGAAGATCTAGCCATAATCTGTTTCACCAGTGGAACTACAG GATGTCCTAAGGGAGCCATGATTACTCATCGAAATATAGTGAGCAATATGTCTGCGTTTGTGAAAGCAACAGAG AAAGCAGTTTTTCCTTGTCCCGAAGACACCTTAATCTCCTTCTTACCCCTGGCTCATATGTTTGAAAGAATTGTTGAG TGTGTGATTCTTTGCCATGGGGCTCGGATTGGATTTTTCCAGGGAGACATCAGGCTActcatggatgacttaaaaactTTGCAGCCTACAGTGTTCCCTGTGGTGCCAAGATTGTTGAACAGAATGTTTGATAAA ATCTTTCAACAAGCAAACACTTCATTTAAGCGGTGGATGTTGGATTTTGCTTCCAAGAGGAAAGAAGCAGAACTTAGAAGTGGCATTATTAGAAATAACAGCCTATGGGATAAAATGATTTTCCGTAAAGTACAG gCAAATCTGGGAGGAAAAGTCAAACTAATGATTACAGGAGCAGCTCCTGTTTCTGCAAATGTATTGACCTTCCTAAGAGCAGCTCTTGGTTGTCAG TTTTATGAAGGCTATGGACAAACAGAGTGCACAGCTGGATGTTCTCTAACAATACCTGGTGACTGGACTGCTG GTCACGTTGGTGCCCCAATGCCTTGCAATATCATCAAGCTGGTTGATGTAGAAGAAATGAATTATTTTGCTGCCAAAGGAGAGGGTGAG GTTTGTATAAAAGGAGCAAATGTGTTTGAAGGCTATCTGAAAGATCCTGAAAAAACGGCAGAAGTTCTTGATAAAGATGGCTGGGTACATACTGGAGATATTGGGAAGTGGTTACCG AATGGTACCCTGAAGATAATTGACAGAAAAAAACACATATTCAAACTTGCACAAGGAGAATATATAGCACCAGAAAAAATAGAGAATGTATATATAAGGAGTGAGCCTGTTGCTCAGGTGTTTGTCCATGGTGAAAGTTTGCAG GCTTTCCTAATAGGAATTGTGGTACCAGATCCAGACATATTGGCCATCTGGGCTAAGAAAAAGGGCCTGGGAGGATCTTATGAAGAACTGTGCAAAAACAAA gatttaaaaaaatacattctggAAGATATGTTGAAGACAGGAAAGGAGTTTGGCTTGAAGTCATTTGAACAG ATCAAAAGCATCGCCCTTCATTCTGAAATGTTCTCTATTGAGAATGGCCTGCTAACACCAACCTTAAAGGCAAAGAGACCTGAGCTACGTAAATACTTCAGCTCTCAAATAGAAGAACTCTATGCTAATGTCCATATGTAA